In the Helianthus annuus cultivar XRQ/B chromosome 11, HanXRQr2.0-SUNRISE, whole genome shotgun sequence genome, one interval contains:
- the LOC110890062 gene encoding G-type lectin S-receptor-like serine/threonine-protein kinase At4g27290 isoform X1, which translates to MVVESNCSLPLNENTLLKSKLSVAENKAGTQILMEGATILWFCLLFVHQSYTAELDTISDTSFLTNGDTLVSAAGIFELGFFKPGSSENTYLGIWYKNISDKTVVWVANRYQPVRGASRLELKIADQGILGLFSNDSMTWSCNTTASGNVTAKLRDNGNLVLIDQQEMVLWQSFDYPTDTFLPGMKLGRDYVRRKEWHLSSWKSSDDPAPGEVTLAVDTPGYPEFKLRQGGALIKYRAGPWRNKMYPWGTVLNKSLTFRVVVIINEGEESLGYSIEDSSILARVTVNSTVHMDISVWVNNAGGWISLLSVPTDARNTYNMCGAYGICSIDAYQQSCNCMDKKSFVPKNQKDWDTGDRSGGCIRRTQLECKKGLEGFIKYSNVSLPDTKTTWFNMNMTLEECHKKCLQNCTCMAYANPDSTRSICLLWFNDLLDLQLGGADIFVRMASSELDFQSISGKKQDGSNKIKIILLVIIPGVLLIGLIIATWFCYARRKRNPTKPAGEGKIMKASKSQEEEDIEQAIFSFSTIANATENFSPVNKLGEGGFGPVYKGMLEEGQEIAVKRLSKNSSQGHDEFKNEVICISKLQHRNLVKILGCCIEGDEKLLVYEYMPNKSLDSFIFDKTQSTLLDWTKRFNIIKGIARGLVYLHQDSRLRIIHRDLKASNILLDQDMNPKISDFGLARSFGGNETQANTERVVGTYGYMSPEYALDGLFSIKSDVFSFGVLVLEIVSGKRNRGFVRSEKETNFIAHVWSLYNEGRSMDLVDLSCSESCHPDEVLRSIKVGLLCVQHNAADRPQMSSVILMLGGEGEPPQPKQPSFFMERQHVENFSSSTNTEGSSKDCTISEVYAR; encoded by the exons ATGGTCGTTGAATCTAATTGTAGTTTGCCTTTAAATGAAAATACCTTGCTAAAATCTAAATTATCAGTTGCTGAAAACAAAGCAGGAACTCAAATCTTGATGGAGGGAGCAACCATACTTTGGTTTTGCTTACTATTTGTTCACCAAAGCTACACTGCTGAACTAGACACCATTTCAGATACAAGTTTTCTGACAAATGGAGATACGTTGGTCTCTGCTGCTGGAATTTTCGAACTGGGATTTTTCAAGCCAGGTAGCTCTGAGAATACATATCTCGGTATCTGGTATAAGAACATCTCTGATAAAACGGTGGTTTGGGTTGCAAACAGATACCAACCGGTCCGTGGTGCATCACGGCTTGAGTTAAAGATCGCTGATCAAGGAATTCTCGGTCTGTTCAGCAATGACAGCATGACTTGGTCATGTAACACAACGGCATCAGGGAACGTAACTGCAAAGCTTCGGGACAATGGGAATCTAGTTCTGATTGATCAACAGGAGATGGTTCTTTGGCAGAGCTTTGATTACCCAACAGATACTTTTCTACCTGGCATGAAGTTAGGGAGAGATTATGTAAGGAGAAAGGAATGGCATCTTTCATCATGGAAGAGTAGTGATGATCCAGCTCCAGGAGAAGTGACGTTGGCCGTTGACACACCTGGTTATCCTGAATTCAAACTAAGACAAGGAGGGGCCTTGATCAAATACCGGGCTGGACCATGGCGTAATAAAATGTATCCTTGGGGTACTGTATTGAACAAGAGCTTAACCTTTAGAGTGGTTGTAATTATTAATGAAGGTGAGGAGTCTCTTGGTTATAGTATTGAAGACAGTTCTATTCTAGCAAGGGTTACCGTGAATTCTACGGTGCATATGGATATCTCGGTTTGGGTAAACAATGCTGGAGGGTGGATAAGTCTCTTGTCAGTACCGACCGATGCCCGCAATACATACAACATGTGTGGTGCTTATGGAATCTGCAGCATAGATGCGTACCAACAATCCTGTAATTGCATGGATAAGAAAAGCTTTGTGCCCAAAAACCAAAAGGATTGGGACACAGGTGACCGGTCAGGTGGTTGTATTAGGAGAACACAATTGGAATGCAAAAAAGGATTAGAAGGGTTTATCAAGTACTCTAATGTATCATTACCAGACACAAAAACCACTTGGTTTAACATGAACATGACTCTAGAAGAATGTCACAAAAAGTGCTTACAGAATTGTACTTGTATGGCTTATGCAAATCCAGACAGCACTCGAAGCATCTGCTTGCTTTGGTTCAATGACCTCCTAGACTTACAACTTGGCGGTGCTGATATTTTTGTAAGGATGGCTTCATCAGAATTAG ATTTTCAATCAATTTCGGGAAAGAAGCAGGATGGATCAAACAAAATTAAAATCATCCTACTTGTAATCATTCCAGGGGTTCTTCTCATAGGCTTGATCATTGCTACATGGTTTTGTTATGCACGGAGAAAACGGAATCCTACCAAACCAGCAGGGGAAG GGAAAATCATGAAGGCCTCTAAAAGCCAAGAAGAAGAAGACATCGAGCAAGCAATATTTAGCTTTTCTACCATTGCTAATGCCACTGAAAATTTTTCACCTGTTAATAAACTTGGAGAGGGTGGATTTGGACCGGTTTATAAG GGTATGCTAGAAGAAGGGCAGGAGATTGCAGTTAAGCGTCTCTCCAAGAACTCAAGTCAAGGACATGATGAGTTCAAGAACGAAGTCATCTGCATTTCAAAACTTCAGCATCGAAATCTTGTGAAGATTCTTGGTTGTTGCATAGAGGGAGATGAGAAGCTATTGGTCTATGAGTACATGCCAAATAAAAGCTTGGACTCTTTTATTTTTG ACAAAACTCAAAGCACACTTCTTGATTGGACAAAGCGTTTCAACATTATCAAAGGAATTGCGCGAGGACTAGTTTACCTGCATCAAGATTCACGATTAAGGATCATCCACAGGGATCTTAAAGCTAGCAACATTCTATTAGATCAAGATATGAACCCTAAAATATCAGACTTCGGCTTAGCTAGAAGTTTTGGAGGAAACGAGACTCAAGCCAACACAGAAAGAGTTGTTGGCACATA TGGTTATATGTCCCCCGAGTATGCACTAGATGGTCTTTTCTCAATCAAATCAGATGTATTTAGCTTTGGCGTCTTGGTGCTGGAGATTGTGAGCGGGAAGAGAAATAGGGGATTTGTTCGATCTGAAAAAGAAACTAACTTTATAGCACAT GTATGGAGTCTCTATAATGAAGGTAGGTCAATGGATTTAGTTGATTTAAGTTGCAGTGAATCCTGTCATCCTGATGAAGTCTTAAGATCAATCAAGGTTGGGTTGTTATGCGTTCAACACAATGCAGCAGACAGGCCACAAATGTCATCTGTAATTTTGATGCTGGGCGGCGAGGGTGAACCGCCACAACCAAAGCAGCCATCGTTTTTCATGGAAAGGCAGCATGTAGAAAACTTCTCCTCAAGTACTAacacagaaggttcatcaaaagATTGTACCATTTCGGAGGTATATGCTCGATAG
- the LOC110890062 gene encoding G-type lectin S-receptor-like serine/threonine-protein kinase SRK isoform X2 yields the protein MSPEYALDGLFSIKSDVFSFGVLVLEIVSGKRNRGFVRSEKETNFIAHVWSLYNEGRSMDLVDLSCSESCHPDEVLRSIKVGLLCVQHNAADRPQMSSVILMLGGEGEPPQPKQPSFFMERQHVENFSSSTNTEGSSKDCTISEVYAR from the exons ATGTCCCCCGAGTATGCACTAGATGGTCTTTTCTCAATCAAATCAGATGTATTTAGCTTTGGCGTCTTGGTGCTGGAGATTGTGAGCGGGAAGAGAAATAGGGGATTTGTTCGATCTGAAAAAGAAACTAACTTTATAGCACAT GTATGGAGTCTCTATAATGAAGGTAGGTCAATGGATTTAGTTGATTTAAGTTGCAGTGAATCCTGTCATCCTGATGAAGTCTTAAGATCAATCAAGGTTGGGTTGTTATGCGTTCAACACAATGCAGCAGACAGGCCACAAATGTCATCTGTAATTTTGATGCTGGGCGGCGAGGGTGAACCGCCACAACCAAAGCAGCCATCGTTTTTCATGGAAAGGCAGCATGTAGAAAACTTCTCCTCAAGTACTAacacagaaggttcatcaaaagATTGTACCATTTCGGAGGTATATGCTCGATAG